AAGAACAGCGCAAAACAATAGCCAAAATTCAAAGTTTTATGGGACAAGATAAGGGGTAGAACCTTGCGCCAGATGGGGGGATTAAATATCAAACATATTCGGATAATAACTCTTCATTACACTCTTTAAAGATTTAGTTTTATACCCAAACTTGATGTAACCTTCTGAATGTAACTTATATATTACGCTTACCTTAGTTGTTTGAAAAAAAATTGAAAGTTTGCTCACGATATATGCAAAGCTCTCTTGATTACAAGTCTGTTCATCAACATATAATATGTTAGAACTTAAATTGATTTCAGACTTTGCTTTTTCAAATTGTTCAAATAAAGCAACACTAGGAATTATTAAGTTTAAAGCAAAATAATTTGCCTGCCATTCAATCCAATTTCCTTTATCCTCGAATATATAATCAAATATTTTGTAGTTGTCTTCATTGTCTTTCAAACTGTCATATTCCTTCTGTTCCATCATTAGTTCACTATGAAGAAAAAAATGTCCTATTTCATGAGCAATTATGAAGAAACCTCTTTGAGATACATATTCTTTAGCACTTACATATATTGTTCTATTATTCAAATCGTATTTGCCCAATATTTCACTTTCTATCTTATTGTTTATGTCAGATATATACTTAGTTTTTAGTCTAAAATTCTTATATAAGTTTGCAATTAGGAGTTTCATATCTAATTGCTTTACACCTATTAGAAATGAGTAAGCAAATTTTCTTAATATATCCTCTGTCAATTTTTTTATTTGTATTTCATCCTTCATTATCTTTTATTTTATCCCTGTACCTCTTTATATAAGATTTTATTATTTGCTCCTCTAAAGTTTTAGCCAAGTCATCTATAGAGGTTTTCCCATTCTTTTTTTTATCAAGACCTTGAGTTGCGTTTTTTTTATTCAAAACTACATTGTAACTAATTTCTGGATTTACATGTATAATCATTAAACCCTTATTTTTAGCAACATTATAAGCTCCTTGACTAAGTTTTCTTGTTGTCATAAAAACTCCTTTGACATTAACCCCTGCTACTTGTTTTGTCTTATTTATAAATTCTTCTATATCATCGACAGGAATATTTTTAGTAGAATAATCTTTACACTCAATCAAGAAAAGAAAATAATACTCCTGTTGATTGCCAAAAAATACCTCTACTGAAATATCAAAGATTATGTTTCCTTCTCTATCTTTAGAATAATAACCTTTTTTCTGATAAATTTTACAAGAATTAGGACTTATTCCTAGAGAACCACTATCAATAATGTTTCTAACAATTTCATAGGACACGTTTTCAAACTTATCTCCTTTTTGAACAGTATTCATTAAATTTAAAATGTGTTAGTGGATTACCAAAATATTTATCTACCCCCTCCTAAACCTCTTCTCATACGTTTCAATAACTTTCCAATAGACGACAGGAATTTCTTGTATCAAATCGGCTGCTATGGCGAAAAGAGAAGTATCTTTTGAGATAGAAATGCTGTATTTTTCGGTGTTTTCTTCCCAGTTTTCAGCATTCAAGATGTCGTTTGCTCCGAAGAAATCGCCTTTTTGTAGCGTTTCTACTTTTTTACCATTCCGTTTGAGAGTTACGCTGCCTTCTGCTATCAGATAGAGAATGTATTTTTGAGAGAAATCTTGTCCTTCAGTTTGGGTCATTGCTTTGGCAATGCGTGTTAGAATAGGAAAAGAAACCACCTCGCCAAAGAGCCATGTATTTTCTAAAAACAAAATATTTTTCTCTACTCGTTTGAGTTCGCTATACAAATCATTTCTATCCACAAAATCGTGATACGATTGTAGAGGAATCTGAATAACAGTAATATTACTGGCTGCTCGGTAGGTTTCAAGAGCTTTTCCACCCAAATACCCCGAATAAAAACCAATGAGAGAACCTGCTGGCAAAACGTGTTGGTTGCCTCGTTTGGAATCTATAAATTCCACCGAACCTGTGAGAAGCAAATACACATATTCGCTATTGTGTCCTTTTTTGAAAAGAATTGTTCCTGCGTTGAAGTGCCTTACCGAATGGTTGAGCAAATAATTGACTTCGTGCTGTGGAGCGCTAGGAAAATAAAATTGAATGTATTTGCTCGCAAAATCAAAGAGATAATCATGACTAGCAGGAATAAGTTTATCAATCATTCCGAAGGCTGCCGATGAACCAATTTCTCGTTCTTTGAAAGTGAGTGGTTTGTGCGTGTGTGCCAAAACTATTTTTTTAGATTCATCTTTTCGATAATCTTCGGCTTGTCCGTGAATCATTCCTCCACCAATATCAATTTTTTTGAGGTCGGTAGGAATAAGGTAGTTTTGCGTGATTTTGTCGTACCACTCATTAGAAACTTGCAAATTGTCGTCTCGTTCCGTCATTTTTTTGAAAACATCAAACGAAACTACATCAGCTAAATGTCCATAAACTTTGTAGGCATCTTTCCATTTGGCTCTAAAATAAAATAAATTCGTTTCGACAGGGTGAGGCGAATACAATGGCATTACCTCCAAGCCATCTACATCGTTCCATGTGTCAAATTCCAAATCACAGACATCAAAAAAGTTTTTAAAATTGCTTTCCTCAATAGACATCAAGGCAGCCAATTTTTTGGTAACGGCAGCACGAACAAGTGGTGTGGCGTAATATTTAAAACGTCTGTCGGTTCGGATGAGTGTAGTAAGCCCTGCAAAATGGTCGTCGTGAGCGTGGGTATGGAAAATTCCCTCAATCTCATTGACGCTAATTCCTAAATAATTCAGACTTGTCAGAATATTGGGACCTGCATCTACTAAAAATATCTTTCCTTGAAAAATAACAATGCTCGCCATACAAGGACGATTAATATCCCAGCCATCACCTTCTCCAGAATGTACCACAGCAAAATATTCTCTATTCAGATAGTGATACCCCAACTGATAAGGAGCTTCATAACGGTCTTCTGCTCCCAAATTTAGATTTACTTCTACGCTTTCCTCTTTATAACTAATCTCATAAATATTAAATCCTTTTCTTTCTATAAAAACTCCGTTTCGAATTTCTGTTTTTGTGTTTTCTTGTTCTGAATTTTCATTTTCTTCGATAATTCGCTTGTCTAAAAGAGCATCAGATGGGTTTATTTTTCCAAAGGCAAAATTGAGTTTTATTCGCATCATTTGCTCAAAATCTTCTCCTCTTACTCCTGCTGCTTCATATTCTTCTTTATTAATTAAGCCATAATTTCCACGATAAAAATATTTCATTTGTGCTTCTATCTGCTCTTCTGTTCCGATAATCATGGGACGGATGCCTGTATTATTCGGATGATTCGGAATGACCATTCCTTGCAAATAGAGCATCTGCATAGCAGGAAATTCTATCAAATTCGAAAAGCTACCGTTCTGCATCAAGACTTCTGAAAGCAAAATACAGTTGGGTCCTGATTCATAAGAAACAATATTTTTTCCTATCTTTTTATCAATCGTTTCGATAAGCCCACGTTTTTTCAAATGTTTGACAGCATCAGCAGGACAACCACAAAGCATAAAAACATTTGCTTCTGGCACTTCTACCCAAAAAATTCCTGTACTTACTTTCAGCTTCTTCATAATATCAGTAATCAGTAATCAGTAATCAGTAATCAGTAAATACGATTTTGTAGTATTTACTTTATATACTACTACTTTTTCTGACTTATTTTACGTTTGTTTATTCTCGTTTTTCTTAAAATTGCGAAAAGCATTTTGCCGATTTCATCGGCTTGTTTGTACATACTCTCGTATGTATTTTCGTCTATATAACCTGTATCTTTTAGTAAACTCAGCCAGTATTTAGTTTCTAAACATTCTTTATAAGCAATGCTCATTTTGGCAGAAAAATCATCATCAGAAATTGCTCCATTAGCTTCTATAATATTTGCTCCAATAGAAGTTCCAGAGCGTAATAATTGCTTTGAAAGTACATACTCTTTTTTCTGCTCTTTCAAAAACTCAAAAGCCTTTACTATTCTGATAGCAAAAGGATAGGCTTTATCATACACTAGGCTTCTATTCTCTATCATAACTAAAGCATCAAAATACTGATTACTGATTACTGGTTACTGACGACTGAACGAAATACATATCAATTTCCCCTTTATTCTTTGCTGTAATTTTCCCTCTGTATTCACACTCAAAATCATTTTTTACATGATGGTATGTGGTTTCAGAGATATTTACCTTTCCAACTTCTCCACTAGACTCCATTCTTGCTGCAAGGTTTACGGCATCGCCCCAAATGTCGTAGGCAAATTTATTTTTACCAATCACACCAGCCACTACCGAACCTGTATGAATTCCCAAACGAAGTTCAAAAGTTGGTTCACCTATTTTTTCTTGGTAAGATTTCCAATCTTTCATAAACTGTTGCATCTCTAAACCTGCTCTTACAGCATCTTTTGGATTGGAACTGTTAGCCACTGGAATCCCTCCTGCACACATATAGGCATCACCTATAGTTTTGATTTTTTCAAGATCGTATTTATCACAAATTTTATCAAACTCTGTAAAACAGTACTCTAATTTTTTGACGAGATCTTCTGGTGATAATTTTTCAGAAATCTGCGTAAAACCTTTGAAATCAGTAAACATAACCGTTACTAGGTCGTAAGATTGTGGTTGAGCATGTCCTGTTTCTTTGAGTTCTTGTGCTGTTTCTTCTGGCAAAATATTGAGTAAAAGCGTATCTGATTTTTGGCGCTCTAGTTCTATTTCCTTGTTTTTCGAACTAAGTTTTCTATTACTATTAAATTTTTGAATAAAGGCTACTACAGAAATAAGAAGAACGATTCCACCACCAATAAGTCCGATGAGAAACTGATTGTTTCGTGCTTTTTGTGCTTGTGCTTCAGCTTTTTGCGCTTGCGCTTCGGCTTGTTGCTCTTTAGCAATGGCTTCTTGTTTCTGACGCTCAGATTCTTTCATTTTCAAATCAAGATTTTTGAGTTGAAGTTCTAGTCCTTGCCTTTCAATAACATATTTTTGAGAGTCAATATCCAAGGTCAGTTCTTTTTTTTGAGTTCTTAAAAACTCTAATTCTCTTTGCGATAAAAGCATAGGGTCTATTTTCATTGCTTCTTCTAGCTCTCTTTTTTTGTCTCGTGGGTCTGGCTTTTCGCTTTGAGCTTTATCCCACATGAGTTCAAAGAGTTTTACTTTTTCTTCGCTCCCTTGTTTTGTGTGTGCCTCTATCAGTACAGTAGAAAGATTTATTCTATCTTGGCGAGTAATTTCGAAAACATCTGGTTTTGAAAGTAGCGTTTCGGCAGTCGGAATGAGGTTTTCATAATCTCTTTCCTTGTGCGTAATTTTGACAATTTTACGCAAAACTTCTCCTTCTTTTTTGGATTCATTTAGTTCATTGTAGAGTTCGGCTGCTTCTCTATATTGATTATTTTTTTTGGTAAAATAATCTGGCATTTTATATTTGTCGCCTAATCGTTCGTGGCTTTTGGCTTTTAAAAGTTTATCATTATTTTTTTCAGCAGTATAGATAGCTCTTTCATAATAACGTGTCATCAAACCATCTTGCTTGATAAGATGATAACTATCTGCAATTTGCCAGCTTAGACTAATGACTGTTTTGTAGTCTCCATTTTTTAAGGCACGTTTTCGCTTGGCATCATAGTTCCTAATCTTTGAAATTACTTGACGACGGTTATAGTTTTGTGCTTTCCCCCAATCATAAGGCACAAAAAGCAACACAATCAGTGAAGCAATGAGAACAAGATATCTTTTTTTCATGTTGATGAATGATTTTTAGGATAGTTTTTTTATTAATTACAATAAGACTTTTAAAACTTAGAAACAACAAAGTACATATCTACTTCGCCTTTATTTTTGGCTTCTATTTTTCCACGATACGAACAGAAAAAATAATCCCTAACAAGTGAATATGTGTATTCAGAAATATTTACTCTTCCAACCTCCCCACTAGATTCCATTCGGGCTGCCAAATTTACAGTATCGCCCCAAATGTCATAAGCAAAGCGTTTTTTCCCAACTACACCAGCTACAACAGGTCCTGTATGGATTCCTAAACGCATTTCGAAATACGGCTTTCCTTGTAGCATTTTCTTTTGTTTGAGTTGCTCAATGACTTCTTGCATTTCCATAGCTGCGCTCACAGCATCGACAGGATTCGTATAATTTGTAGTTGGAATACCTCCAGCACACATATAAGCATCTCCCATCGTTTTGATACGCTCCAAATTCCATTTTTCACAAATAGAATCAAATTCTGAAAAACACTCAGCAAGCTCGTCGATGAGTTCCTCAGGAGTTAGTTCTTCAGCAACTTGTGTAAAGCCTTTAAAGTCTGTAAAAATAACACTCACTTGGTCGTAAGAACGTGGAGGCAAGTTCGGATTACGTTTGAGTTCTTCAGCTATTTCTTTTGGTAAAATATTAAGTAATAGAGCTTCCGAACGCTCTTTTTCTTGTTCTATAATTTCCTTTTGACTTTCAATTTCTTCATTTTTGGACGCTAGTTCTTGGTTGGCAGAAGCAAGTTCTCGGTTGGCTTTTTTCTTAGCCCTCACTGTATTACTCTGAATAATAATAAAAATTATGAGAATTACAGCAAAAAAGGCTACTCCTCCAACAACATACATAAAGAGCTTTTTATCTGCTTCCCTTGCTGCCAAAGATTCTGTATGCAAACGTTCCAAACTATCTGACTCAAATGTACTTCGCTCTAAAAGTTCTTCTATACTAAGTGTTTTTACTTTCTGCTCTTGTGCTATTTTTTCAGCTTCTTTTTTCTTCTCCTCTTTTTCTGTTTTTGAGACAGATAAGGTATCTATCAATACTTCATCTTTTCTTTCTTCTAGTGCTATTACATCTTGCGCCTCGTCTTTTATTTCTTCTTTGATGTTAGCATACAAATTGGCATTTTTAGTATCTCCTTTTATTCTATAGATTTTTGCTAAATCTTCTGTAATTTGTAAAACAAGTTGCGTGGCATTGGCATTGTTGGCAGAACGAATTGTCGTTTTATACACTTCAATAGCTGCATCATATCTCTTCATTTGAGCATAAACATTGCCCTCCAAATAATGATAAAGAGCAGCCTTTTTTCTATCTCCTAATAGTTCATAAGATTTTGAAGCCTTTTTATAATTAAAAACGGCTTGCTCATAATTCTTCTGATTTTTATAAATTTCAGCCAAAGAGGCATAGGTTTTTCCTAAGTTTTCATAATCTTTGACAGTAGCTGAATGCTTAACAGCTTGATTAAGATAGCTGATGGCTTCATCTGTATTTCCTTGCCTGTATTTTCCTTTGCCAATCTCAAAAGCCAATCTTCCTGCTTTATCAGGACGATATTTGTTTACAGCTGCTTTATATTGAGTTTCTAGGTTTTGAGCTACCGTTTGATAGAGAGGAAAAAAATACAACGTAAAAATAAATACACTAAAAATAGAAGCAAGCAGAAAAGATTTTTTTTGGAGTAGCATATTTGAATGGAACTTTTCTATATTAAAAAAGAAGAAGCAAAAAATGAATAGAGAATAGGATTATGGAACACTTAAATTAGACCGATTCTCATAGAAATACAAATTTTTATAAAAAAAAGTAATAAAAAATTAGAACCAGCGAAGAGCAAAAACTACTAATCCAATATTGAGTAAAATCAATACAGCTGAAATGAAAAGAGTTGAAGTAGAAAGTCTAATTATGGGAAGGTTGTTTTGTGTTTTAGAAGCAGACGATTTCAAAAACAAGAGATAAGGCACTTTGAGGTAATAAAAGAAACCTATCAAGGTAGCAATCCCTACGCCAATCAGAGAAAGTAAGAATACTGAACTCACTTCATTTTGATAATTCTGAAAAGCAATAAAAATTACGACGATTTTTACTAAAAAGCCACCCAAAGGAGGAAAGCCAGCTAAAGACAGTGAGGCAAGAGAAAGGAGCAACTTAGAGGAAATTGGTAATTTATTGAGGTCTTTAATTAAAAAATTATCATCATTTTCTAATTCTGCACAAAATTTCCATATAATAGCATTTGATATAATGTAGAAAACCCAAAATAGTAGAAGTCCATTTTCTGAAATAGTAGCGTATTTAAAATTATAAACTAAAAGTAGTAGAAGAAATCCAACTTGAGCAACTCCTGAATAGGCAAAAAAACATTTAAAGCTACTCTGTTGAATAGCTAAAAAACCTCCAAAAATAGCTGATAAAACACCTAGTAGAGAAAGAGCAGAAAATACAATTTCTTGCAAGTCTTTGGATAAATGAATAGACTGACTTAACACAAAAAACAAAACTCCACTCGCTACAATTTTCGGAATAGTAGCTAAAAAAAAGACTGTTCCAGCAGAAGAGTTTTTATAAACTTCGCTTATCCAAAAATGAAGAGGAATGGCTGCGAGTTTGAATAAAAATCCAATTCCTATCAAAACAAAACCAATTAAAAAAATACTTTTATCAGTGTTTGTTAAAGTGGTTTCAAAAATTTGAGGAATAGAAAATGACCCACTTACACCATACCACCACGAAAATCCATAGAGCAAACAAGCTGCACTCACAGCACCAAACGCCAAATAATTGAAAGATGAAGCTATTAGTTTCTCTTTCCCTTTATCAGAGAAAGATACTAGCAAATAACCACAAATAGAAAGCATTTCTAGGCTTATGTACACTCCAAAAATATTGGCTGAAACCACTAAAAATTGTGCGCTCAAAACACCTCCTAACAAGACCACAAACCATTCAGAAAGGTCTTTTTTATGAGAAAGCTGAATCCAAATCGCTAAAATTGCTGAAACAGAAGTTAGTATTTTTAGATAATGCGTCAGTCTGTTTTGGTAAAAAAGGTCGTTCCAAAAAAAAGTTGTCTTAACTGGCGTAGCAATGTCAGTAAAAAAAATAAGGACAAAGATATTTGCTAAAAAAGCAATGCTACAAGTCAATGGTACAAAAGTAGAACTTATCTTTTTAGGCAGCAGCAACCCACAAAAAGCCAACACCCAAGCAACTACTAAAAGTAGTTCTGATTGTAGAAATTTTATATCCTGCCAAGAAAAAAAATAAAAACTTTGTTCTTCCATCTAGCAAAGGTAGAACAAATACAAAAAGAATAAAAGATAAGTCTTTATTGAGACTTAAAAATGCTTTCAATCCTGATTTGTGAAGTTTTCGTGAAAGGGTTCAGTTTCTCATATCTTATTCGTACTTTTGCGTCCTTAAAATTGAAATAAACTTAAGTTACTAATAAAGAACAAATGGAAGAATTAATCAAATTTGGACTGCTCTGTTTTACTACTTATTTTACTATCATCAATCCTTTGGGAGTAATGCCTGTCTTTATGACCATGACGGCTGACCTAAGTGATGCCGACCGTACAGCCACAGCAAGAAAAGCCCTCATTACGGCATTTTTTACGATGATTGCTTTTGCTTTTTCAGGTCAGCTTTTGTTTGATTTTTTCGGAATCTCTGCTGATGCTTTTCGTGTAGTGGGTGGAATTATTTTTTTTATGATGGGTTATGATATGCTACAAGCTCGCCTCATCCGTACCAAGATAGAAGAAGAGTCCGTAAAAAGTTATGTTACTGATATTTCTATCACACCACTTGCTATTCCGATGATTTGTGGACCGGGGGCAATTACTAACTCTATTGTCATGATGCAAGAGGCTCAAAGCATTAATGAAAAAATTGTTTTGATAAGTGTTATGTTTATTATCTGTCTGATTACCTTTCTTACCCTATGGGCTTCTTCTAGAATTTCAAAAATGCTTGGGGAAACAGGAAACAAAATTTTGATGCGAATAATGGGACTTATCGTGATGGTAGTGGCAGTAGAGTTTTTTAGAAGTGGTTTGAAACCTATCATTGTAGATATTGTTAAGGCTGCAGGACAGTAATCAGTTAGTAGTCATCAGTAAAACGATTTGTTTTTGTATAATAACAGTTAAGCTAATTGTAAAGCACACTTACAATTTCGAATGATGAGGTGTTTTTATTTTAATTGTCCACTTTCAAACGCTAGTTCAGCGTAGCTAATTTTTCATTATTAATTAATTTATGTTTACCGACTTTTCAGATACTATTATTGCCCTTTCTACGCCTGCTGGACGTGGTGCAATTGCACTTGTTCGTCTTTCTGGAGAAGATGCCATTTTACACACGCAGCAATTTTTTAAGGGAAAGAATCTTTTAGAACAGAAAAGTCATACTGTTCATTTTGGAACAATAAGAAGCCCTCAAAATGAAATTTTAGATGAAGTCGTAGTTACCATTTTCAAAGCTCCTCATTCATTTACAAAGGAAAATGTAGTTGAAATTTCTTGCCACGGTTCGCCTTTTATTGTCAAACGAATTATTCAAAATTTTTTAGATAATTCGCCTGTACGTTATGCTAAAGCTGGAGAGTTTACACAGCGTGCCTTTATCAATGGTCGTTTTGATTTGGCACAAGCCGAAGCCGTAGCAGATTTGATTGCAGCAGATTCGGCAGCTTCTCATCAAGTAGCTATTTCACAGCTTCGTGGTGGATTTTCCAATCAAATCAAAGAACTTCGTCAGCAGCTTTTAGATTTTGTTTCTCTGATAGAGTTAGAATTAGATTTTGGAGAGGAAGATGTAGAGTTTGCAGAAAGAGACAAACTTATTTCTCTTGTAAAGACTGTTCAAGAGGTGGTAGAACAGCTTTTGAGTTCATTTGAACTTGGAAATGCTATAAAAAACGGTGTTCCGACAGTAATTGCAGGCAGACCCAATGCAGGAAAATCTACACTTTTGAATGCACTGCTGAATGAGGAAAAAGCCATTGTTTCTGATATTGCAGGCACAACACGAGATTTTATAGAGGATGAAATCAGCATTGAAGGAATTGCTTTCCGTTTTATAGATACGGCAGGGCTTCGCCAGACTGATGACAAAGTAGAATCTATTGGAGTAGAACGAGCAAGAAAAAAGATGAACGAAGCCTCTCTCATTTTATATGTAATTGATTTATCAGAGCTTTTTCATCAAAATATTTCTAAGGCAGAGTTTTTTGAAGAAATAAAGGAAGTTGAAAATTTAGGTATAAACACGCTTTTTGTCTTGAATAAGGCTGATTTTTGGAATAAAATCAATAATGAAAGTAGCTTTGAGTGGAAAGATGAATTACAAAAATGGATAGAAAATACAAATACCATTTTTACGCAAGCCAACAACACAACTAGCAGAGAAGATATTGAAAAGCTCAAAAGCAAAATTTTAGAAGCTATCCAAGCCGATGATTTCAATGCAGGAGATACACTTGTTACCAACACACGACATTATGAAAGTCTAAGAGGTGCAAAATTGGCTCTAGTTGATGTGCTGAATGCACTAGAAATGGGACTAACAGGCGATTTACTTTCCCTAGACTTACGCACAGCCTTAGAACACTTAGGTTCTATTACAGGTGAAGTATCGAATGATGAAATCTTGGGAAATATCTTCGGAAAGTTCTGTATTGGAAAGTAAATACTAAAAAAGACCATTTTTCAATTATAAAATTGAAAAATGGTCTTTCTTGAAAAAACAGATGCTATCTTTTTATTCGGAAATAAATTGTTCTATTTCCTCAAAAGGTAAATGGTCTGGAATATCTTTTCCATAATGTGCCTTTATGATAGTTAGGTTTTCATCTAACAAAAAATCGGCTGGAATAGAATGTATTTGAGTTTCTTTAGAGTCTATTTCATATCCTTTTTCCACTAATTTGGCGTGTATTGCCATTTGTTTTGCTGAATTTATAGTGGCATTGAATTTTTCGGTAGAAACCTCTGTGCCATATTCTGAATACGTTTTTCGCTCAAAATCAGCTATAATAGGAATAGGAGAAACCCCTCTGTGAAAAGAACTTTTCAAAACAACGTCTTTTTGAGCTTCCAAAAAGAAAATCATTTCTAGCTTATCTTTCCACGCATCATTCTTCATTGTTAGTTGATGAATCCTAAAATTACAAAATGGACACGCTACATTTCTAAAAAAAGAAACTAATATCTTTTTACCTTTCTTTTGATAATCAGATAAGTTGATTTCTCTATCAAAAACATCGACTACAGAAAATAGGGGAGCAGTTTGTCCAGCTTCTAAACGTTGAGACATGATTATAAAAGGGAATTAAGTTTAAAAAATAAAACAGGGGTAAATTATTAAAAATACTAGCTATTAAGTGGCAAAAATCACACTACTTTTTACAAAATGGCTTCTATTTTTTCAAATGGCAAGTGGTCGGAAGCATTGTTACCATAATAGGCTTCTACTATATTTAGATTCTCATCTAATAAAAAATCTGCTGGAATGGTTGTTATTGTTTTTTCGTCTGTTTCTATACCTAAACCCATT
The Bernardetia sp. DNA segment above includes these coding regions:
- a CDS encoding adenylate/guanylate cyclase domain-containing protein, coding for MLLQKKSFLLASIFSVFIFTLYFFPLYQTVAQNLETQYKAAVNKYRPDKAGRLAFEIGKGKYRQGNTDEAISYLNQAVKHSATVKDYENLGKTYASLAEIYKNQKNYEQAVFNYKKASKSYELLGDRKKAALYHYLEGNVYAQMKRYDAAIEVYKTTIRSANNANATQLVLQITEDLAKIYRIKGDTKNANLYANIKEEIKDEAQDVIALEERKDEVLIDTLSVSKTEKEEKKKEAEKIAQEQKVKTLSIEELLERSTFESDSLERLHTESLAAREADKKLFMYVVGGVAFFAVILIIFIIIQSNTVRAKKKANRELASANQELASKNEEIESQKEIIEQEKERSEALLLNILPKEIAEELKRNPNLPPRSYDQVSVIFTDFKGFTQVAEELTPEELIDELAECFSEFDSICEKWNLERIKTMGDAYMCAGGIPTTNYTNPVDAVSAAMEMQEVIEQLKQKKMLQGKPYFEMRLGIHTGPVVAGVVGKKRFAYDIWGDTVNLAARMESSGEVGRVNISEYTYSLVRDYFFCSYRGKIEAKNKGEVDMYFVVSKF
- a CDS encoding MarC family protein, translated to MEELIKFGLLCFTTYFTIINPLGVMPVFMTMTADLSDADRTATARKALITAFFTMIAFAFSGQLLFDFFGISADAFRVVGGIIFFMMGYDMLQARLIRTKIEEESVKSYVTDISITPLAIPMICGPGAITNSIVMMQEAQSINEKIVLISVMFIICLITFLTLWASSRISKMLGETGNKILMRIMGLIVMVVAVEFFRSGLKPIIVDIVKAAGQ
- a CDS encoding cyclic nucleotide-binding domain-containing protein; the protein is MKKLKVSTGIFWVEVPEANVFMLCGCPADAVKHLKKRGLIETIDKKIGKNIVSYESGPNCILLSEVLMQNGSFSNLIEFPAMQMLYLQGMVIPNHPNNTGIRPMIIGTEEQIEAQMKYFYRGNYGLINKEEYEAAGVRGEDFEQMMRIKLNFAFGKINPSDALLDKRIIEENENSEQENTKTEIRNGVFIERKGFNIYEISYKEESVEVNLNLGAEDRYEAPYQLGYHYLNREYFAVVHSGEGDGWDINRPCMASIVIFQGKIFLVDAGPNILTSLNYLGISVNEIEGIFHTHAHDDHFAGLTTLIRTDRRFKYYATPLVRAAVTKKLAALMSIEESNFKNFFDVCDLEFDTWNDVDGLEVMPLYSPHPVETNLFYFRAKWKDAYKVYGHLADVVSFDVFKKMTERDDNLQVSNEWYDKITQNYLIPTDLKKIDIGGGMIHGQAEDYRKDESKKIVLAHTHKPLTFKEREIGSSAAFGMIDKLIPASHDYLFDFASKYIQFYFPSAPQHEVNYLLNHSVRHFNAGTILFKKGHNSEYVYLLLTGSVEFIDSKRGNQHVLPAGSLIGFYSGYLGGKALETYRAASNITVIQIPLQSYHDFVDRNDLYSELKRVEKNILFLENTWLFGEVVSFPILTRIAKAMTQTEGQDFSQKYILYLIAEGSVTLKRNGKKVETLQKGDFFGANDILNAENWEENTEKYSISISKDTSLFAIAADLIQEIPVVYWKVIETYEKRFRRG
- a CDS encoding NADH-quinone oxidoreductase subunit N; the encoded protein is MEEQSFYFFSWQDIKFLQSELLLVVAWVLAFCGLLLPKKISSTFVPLTCSIAFLANIFVLIFFTDIATPVKTTFFWNDLFYQNRLTHYLKILTSVSAILAIWIQLSHKKDLSEWFVVLLGGVLSAQFLVVSANIFGVYISLEMLSICGYLLVSFSDKGKEKLIASSFNYLAFGAVSAACLLYGFSWWYGVSGSFSIPQIFETTLTNTDKSIFLIGFVLIGIGFLFKLAAIPLHFWISEVYKNSSAGTVFFLATIPKIVASGVLFFVLSQSIHLSKDLQEIVFSALSLLGVLSAIFGGFLAIQQSSFKCFFAYSGVAQVGFLLLLLVYNFKYATISENGLLLFWVFYIISNAIIWKFCAELENDDNFLIKDLNKLPISSKLLLSLASLSLAGFPPLGGFLVKIVVIFIAFQNYQNEVSSVFLLSLIGVGIATLIGFFYYLKVPYLLFLKSSASKTQNNLPIIRLSTSTLFISAVLILLNIGLVVFALRWF
- a CDS encoding restriction endonuclease yields the protein MNTVQKGDKFENVSYEIVRNIIDSGSLGISPNSCKIYQKKGYYSKDREGNIIFDISVEVFFGNQQEYYFLFLIECKDYSTKNIPVDDIEEFINKTKQVAGVNVKGVFMTTRKLSQGAYNVAKNKGLMIIHVNPEISYNVVLNKKNATQGLDKKKNGKTSIDDLAKTLEEQIIKSYIKRYRDKIKDNEG
- a CDS encoding adenylate/guanylate cyclase domain-containing protein; amino-acid sequence: MKKRYLVLIASLIVLLFVPYDWGKAQNYNRRQVISKIRNYDAKRKRALKNGDYKTVISLSWQIADSYHLIKQDGLMTRYYERAIYTAEKNNDKLLKAKSHERLGDKYKMPDYFTKKNNQYREAAELYNELNESKKEGEVLRKIVKITHKERDYENLIPTAETLLSKPDVFEITRQDRINLSTVLIEAHTKQGSEEKVKLFELMWDKAQSEKPDPRDKKRELEEAMKIDPMLLSQRELEFLRTQKKELTLDIDSQKYVIERQGLELQLKNLDLKMKESERQKQEAIAKEQQAEAQAQKAEAQAQKARNNQFLIGLIGGGIVLLISVVAFIQKFNSNRKLSSKNKEIELERQKSDTLLLNILPEETAQELKETGHAQPQSYDLVTVMFTDFKGFTQISEKLSPEDLVKKLEYCFTEFDKICDKYDLEKIKTIGDAYMCAGGIPVANSSNPKDAVRAGLEMQQFMKDWKSYQEKIGEPTFELRLGIHTGSVVAGVIGKNKFAYDIWGDAVNLAARMESSGEVGKVNISETTYHHVKNDFECEYRGKITAKNKGEIDMYFVQSSVTSNQ
- a CDS encoding four helix bundle protein, which gives rise to MIENRSLVYDKAYPFAIRIVKAFEFLKEQKKEYVLSKQLLRSGTSIGANIIEANGAISDDDFSAKMSIAYKECLETKYWLSLLKDTGYIDENTYESMYKQADEIGKMLFAILRKTRINKRKISQKK
- a CDS encoding ImmA/IrrE family metallo-endopeptidase; protein product: MKDEIQIKKLTEDILRKFAYSFLIGVKQLDMKLLIANLYKNFRLKTKYISDINNKIESEILGKYDLNNRTIYVSAKEYVSQRGFFIIAHEIGHFFLHSELMMEQKEYDSLKDNEDNYKIFDYIFEDKGNWIEWQANYFALNLIIPSVALFEQFEKAKSEINLSSNILYVDEQTCNQESFAYIVSKLSIFFQTTKVSVIYKLHSEGYIKFGYKTKSLKSVMKSYYPNMFDI